A genomic window from Streptomyces sp. NBC_01429 includes:
- a CDS encoding 3-oxoacyl-[acyl-carrier-protein] synthase III C-terminal domain-containing protein — translation MLWQDITIAGTGAWVPPIKPEHEHEPRGGPGGGQPSALALNGFTSAAVSKDETATQMAARAGLKALRHADVASADLSLLVHAGFQDGDHYTPAAYLMRVLGGKDTAGIEVGAASDGGAAALVTAAEHLTARPHAKATLVTTGVRFPEERWGYSRELGYVAGDAGAAAVLTRGTGFARLVATAHVTEPQLEGQTRAREGYTGAARRFPVEETGFMPHIDVLRRATHRSVQAVLDEGAVKPGDVSHVVPIAIGSVVLDLLLSGSPLALRADDTSWTYGRHLGHAGPSDVLLALDRTFRSGTLRAGEHVLVVSFGVGFRWTTALIEITRDPVAPAPAGRQNTN, via the coding sequence GTGTTGTGGCAGGACATCACGATCGCCGGGACCGGCGCGTGGGTACCCCCCATCAAGCCCGAGCACGAACACGAGCCGCGGGGCGGACCCGGCGGCGGGCAGCCCTCCGCCCTGGCGCTCAACGGATTCACCTCCGCCGCCGTCTCCAAGGACGAGACGGCGACGCAGATGGCGGCCCGGGCCGGCCTCAAGGCACTGCGCCACGCGGACGTCGCCAGTGCCGACCTGAGTCTGCTCGTGCACGCCGGCTTCCAGGACGGGGACCACTACACGCCCGCCGCCTACCTGATGCGGGTGCTCGGGGGAAAGGACACCGCCGGGATCGAGGTCGGCGCCGCCAGTGACGGCGGGGCCGCCGCACTCGTCACCGCGGCCGAACACCTCACCGCCCGGCCGCACGCGAAGGCCACGCTGGTGACCACCGGTGTGCGGTTCCCCGAGGAACGGTGGGGATATTCGCGGGAGTTGGGTTACGTGGCCGGGGACGCCGGCGCCGCCGCCGTCCTCACGCGCGGAACGGGCTTCGCCCGCCTGGTGGCGACCGCCCATGTCACGGAGCCGCAACTGGAGGGGCAGACCCGGGCCAGGGAGGGCTACACCGGCGCCGCCCGGCGGTTCCCCGTCGAGGAGACCGGGTTCATGCCCCACATCGACGTGCTGCGCCGGGCCACCCACCGCTCCGTCCAGGCCGTCCTCGACGAGGGCGCCGTGAAACCGGGCGACGTCTCGCACGTGGTGCCCATCGCGATCGGGTCGGTCGTGCTCGACCTGCTGCTCAGCGGCTCACCGCTCGCCCTCCGTGCCGACGACACCAGCTGGACCTACGGCCGGCACCTCGGCCACGCCGGTCCGTCCGATGTCCTGCTCGCCCTCGACCGGACGTTCCGCTCCGGCACGCTGCGGGCCGGAGAGCACGTCCTCGTCGTGAGCTTCGGGGTCGGCTTCCGCTGGACCACCGCGCTGATCGAGATCACCCGCGATCCTGTCGCCCCGGCACCGGCCGGCCGTCAGAATACGAATTGA
- a CDS encoding Rieske 2Fe-2S domain-containing protein, with amino-acid sequence MKPHLKPLVKQLLSSREVGRFHAVPADTLHAPSRPYPNGWFCLAFTDEVRPGSVTTRPLAGAEVVLYRTTKGVLRAVRPQCPHLGAHLGVGGSVEGEDIVCPFHRFAFDPAGACVRTGYDKPPPKASLTQYPVCEANGSVYVWWHALGLPPQWEVPVFPMDDRQPYSHDTFDIAGHPQDVIENAFDWGHLPALHGLKGLDIEGAPVAGEPVSTVTATARGTMMRGMRQSYTLTVIGLATIAARTALPRGAGNLYVMLHATPTSPGRIQLRFGTKLELTGIPRVPERIGRAATLPAARLLSSVLQRVASVDTGADLLMWHYQEHVEQPKLAKGDGPIGRYRQWAKQFYSEPTDGLVPPRPSRIEVNSPED; translated from the coding sequence ATGAAGCCTCACTTGAAGCCCCTGGTGAAACAGCTTCTCAGCTCCCGCGAGGTCGGCCGGTTCCACGCCGTCCCCGCCGACACCCTGCACGCTCCGTCCCGCCCTTACCCGAACGGGTGGTTCTGCCTGGCCTTCACCGACGAGGTGCGGCCCGGATCCGTCACCACCCGTCCGCTCGCGGGCGCGGAGGTCGTCCTCTACCGGACGACCAAGGGCGTGCTGCGGGCCGTCCGGCCGCAGTGCCCGCATCTGGGAGCGCATCTCGGGGTCGGCGGATCGGTCGAGGGCGAGGACATCGTCTGCCCCTTCCACCGGTTCGCGTTCGACCCGGCCGGTGCCTGTGTGCGCACCGGGTACGACAAACCGCCGCCGAAGGCGTCGCTGACGCAGTATCCGGTGTGCGAGGCCAACGGCTCGGTCTACGTGTGGTGGCACGCCCTCGGGCTGCCCCCGCAGTGGGAGGTCCCGGTCTTCCCCATGGACGACCGGCAACCGTACAGCCACGACACCTTCGACATCGCCGGTCACCCGCAGGATGTCATCGAGAACGCCTTCGACTGGGGGCATCTGCCGGCGCTGCACGGGCTCAAGGGGCTCGACATCGAGGGCGCGCCGGTGGCCGGGGAGCCGGTCAGCACGGTCACCGCGACGGCCCGCGGCACGATGATGCGCGGGATGCGCCAGTCCTACACGCTCACCGTGATCGGCCTGGCCACCATCGCGGCGCGGACGGCCCTGCCCCGAGGCGCGGGCAATCTCTACGTGATGCTCCACGCGACCCCGACCAGCCCCGGGCGCATCCAGCTCCGCTTCGGCACGAAGCTGGAGCTGACCGGCATCCCCCGGGTGCCCGAGAGGATCGGGCGCGCCGCGACGCTGCCCGCCGCCCGGCTGCTCAGCTCCGTCCTCCAGCGGGTGGCGAGCGTCGACACCGGCGCCGACCTGCTGATGTGGCACTACCAGGAGCATGTCGAGCAGCCGAAGCTCGCCAAGGGAGACGGCCCGATCGGCCGCTACCGGCAGTGGGCGAAGCAGTTCTACTCGGAACCCACGGACGGCCTCGTACCACCGCGGCCGTCCCGGATCGAGGTGAACAGCCCGGAGGACTGA
- a CDS encoding acyl carrier protein, with protein sequence MTTSSDRPVEPIGGPGTVQADLLRFLEKRTGRTWTTGADVFGSGGLSSLFAMELVVHLERTYGIAVRGADLRMENFRTIQRMTELVERLRQPASGGSGA encoded by the coding sequence ATGACCACGTCATCCGACCGGCCGGTGGAACCCATCGGCGGCCCCGGCACCGTACAGGCGGACCTGCTGCGGTTCCTGGAGAAGCGTACGGGGAGGACTTGGACGACCGGCGCGGACGTCTTCGGTTCCGGTGGGCTGTCCTCGCTCTTCGCCATGGAGCTGGTGGTGCATCTGGAGAGGACGTACGGCATCGCCGTCCGCGGCGCCGACCTGCGGATGGAGAATTTCCGGACCATACAGCGGATGACCGAGCTGGTCGAACGGCTCCGGCAGCCGGCCTCCGGAGGCTCCGGTGCGTGA
- a CDS encoding 3-hydroxyacyl-CoA dehydrogenase family protein codes for MAAENGTPWAGGRLAVLGAGVMGSGIAALAVGHGIAVSLIDPDRRRLDEAPARIGHQVRMARLMGALPDEAVEGALLTGLSLADLVTAGDAAPAAVIEAVTEDADTKAKVLADVSALVVPGTPVISNTSAIPIDELARTTARPVDLIGTHFMNPAYLIRTVEVIRGTRTGAATLEALRGLLAALGREPIVVDDAPGFVTSRILHPMINDAVRVVAAGTASAESVDRLMQGCLGHPTGPLRTADLIGLDNLVDSLRVLHSRTGDEGCRPCDLLLEMVRAGHLGRKSGRGFYEYEGEQA; via the coding sequence ATGGCAGCGGAGAACGGTACGCCCTGGGCCGGAGGACGACTGGCTGTGCTCGGAGCGGGGGTGATGGGGTCGGGCATCGCCGCGCTGGCGGTCGGGCACGGGATCGCGGTGTCGCTGATCGACCCGGACCGGCGCCGGCTGGACGAGGCCCCGGCGAGGATCGGCCACCAGGTGCGGATGGCGCGGCTGATGGGCGCGCTGCCGGACGAGGCCGTCGAAGGCGCCCTCCTCACCGGCCTGTCGCTCGCCGACCTGGTGACGGCCGGCGACGCGGCGCCGGCCGCGGTGATCGAGGCGGTCACCGAGGACGCGGACACCAAGGCGAAGGTCCTCGCCGACGTGTCCGCGCTGGTCGTGCCGGGCACCCCGGTCATCTCCAACACATCGGCGATTCCGATCGACGAACTGGCCCGCACGACGGCACGGCCGGTGGATCTGATCGGTACCCACTTCATGAATCCGGCCTACCTGATCCGGACGGTCGAGGTCATCCGGGGCACGCGGACCGGCGCCGCCACCCTGGAGGCGCTGCGGGGCCTGCTCGCCGCGCTGGGCCGGGAGCCGATCGTGGTCGACGACGCGCCGGGTTTCGTCACCAGCCGGATTCTGCATCCCATGATCAACGACGCGGTCCGGGTGGTGGCGGCGGGTACCGCGAGCGCCGAGTCGGTCGACCGTCTCATGCAGGGATGCCTGGGGCACCCGACGGGCCCGCTGCGCACCGCCGACCTCATCGGGCTGGACAACCTGGTCGACTCGCTCCGGGTGCTGCACAGCCGGACCGGCGACGAAGGGTGCCGCCCCTGCGACTTGCTGCTGGAGATGGTGCGGGCCGGTCACCTCGGCCGCAAGAGCGGGCGAGGCTTCTACGAGTACGAGGGAGAACAGGCATGA
- a CDS encoding SDR family oxidoreductase: MTSTDNLRGRVALVTGAAKSLGADIVRRLAQGGAHVIVNYFHSVDQAKLLRAELEEAGHSCEFIRASVAKTSEIDRMFDLVQERHGGLDILINNAAGGAFLPLFEVDDTYWQRAWSTNVMGAYHCSRRAAELMAGREGASILCLSSVGAHQPVPGYGPGGVTKGALESLVRYLALELVSQGVRVNTVLLGSVASEIVVNLDDPAAALGDPAEAGELMRRTLSTPDAAKLIVHLLHEDTGFITGQTIVADGGISIGGMQGLRLHSRLADRVSTTARRQPAAVAAPVAVAAPATAATAPRANPPAAEQPAAARPAPVPVSVPVAAPSPSPSPVAAPVVETSPEARRPVPAQPAAARPVPVPAPAPDQAPEADPGAVAVVGLGLALPGANNTAEFWDRLREGVLLSSEPSAFDLKHFWAPTREDTDSFYVREAGYLHNFVPDPASLTEPDGNVGHPGWPRTTRWLRHCTVQALAGVRRRPTDRWLAATTGIHDQTGLGPQGVVLGDEYKRMVREAIPAGQDGDWLAELADHAISAHYGGDGGNPQAYLPAAVSRNALRGLIPGDSQHLTLDAACASGLFALDAAVKALREGSCEVALVGGTSVIEPIGFTLFCRAQGISMSGKVRPFDQAADGTLIGEGAIMLALKSYARAVEDGDRVLGVVRGTGLAADGRGKGIHAPATRGQELAIGRAWADAGVEADDVDWVVAHGTGTPVGDEIELRSLLSRLGPRQRACLLTSNKQVFGHTGVLAGLVSVAHALVALERGAVPGQPVVTDPHPLLGDGERLTVPVVDAPWPTDHARPRTVGISSFGLGGADAHVILSDRVPTAAPAQRRGTDVRTDTEDLVVVGWNTHLPGLDTAEVPAWLRGEGPLPEAGFGTPYPLPSPRQVRIPPLTMRHMDAAHLMMLQAIGPLLDQLGEPGTSLRPTTAVMVGSTLPTTHNTRAALRVHAAECATTFDILPDPVQARTLKEYLAKGMAEAEGVIPGGLNEDDFTGAVSCILSGRAANYYDFQAMGTSVYSHRDSAHTAVDLALRQLRHRACDLALIGAVCLRPISGWDRHLTGLVPEGRSIAEGAAVLAVTRRSTALEHDLPVLGSLSTAVDSAGPGHPATPAHALPVLSGAGHTYLSLDALLAVVKGVVTETDTVVTPAAPGSPLIRFTGPAGPGHDAPAREAAAERAAPTGAAPTEPARTGPAPAEPEHTEEFTGRRQTFRLVPMPPPRGDSATPPLPPGTIVLTDAPDLAAAVTGPDIAVWSPRPGLAATTHVPPEEAPGALAGLPFVPRHIRVLARLPVDDDAGDEAEATRLEDLQDLTFTTLQAALPALRSGGSVGAVLLGALPDDLPPPLSGLFTGLVRSVRAEVPQCGGVALLSDAPDAATALDQLARAGTTEVPTHTLACRGGDWSALAVADDHAPPPPAGEPSLPPGSVVVAFGGARGITPELLHTVARTSDRPHVYVIGRTPLPESGEALPPQAEFIAAERGRRPGASLGELRATYEKAEARLEVSRTVRRLAELCGPDRVHHRVCDVLDAERTAAVLGEVLDRHGRIDLLINTVLDLRSRVLHAKTLTDFRAVRATKATGYRNLKRALAGHTPRIWCNFSTLATLAPAPGDIDYCAVNEYLAYASARAQRHGPDGHQEIAILWSGWREVGVASSVSMRETLKRNQMDAYISTAQGCAQFLSAVTRPPATGVAFFIREEERVLLARRGISTHGSAGEPRIPAPDAPPPAVPDPALTTPLLDGVLHRGTDWAVFTKTWDPRTLSEQDGRWMRHHRVNGEYVLPGTFTLEAAAGAASALCPGLVVTGFRALACRASITVRLAGPLRTVAVEARVTSRQRDRAEVAVRMTAHRIGKNGKVLRFNDLLCETTVVLADRYPALPAPPDSSSYEPEPDFVMPVYSPDPPISLTGPFAGTSDYARGPDGNSARFSLDHAAWAPALAGMTVPTILLDAMVHLLLLPPRGDHPPLVGPMAGLDEVELSGPGNDCRLSEENPAIRLHCDFDTGDLTAVTGGGRVLARIAGVSAHALDHSGELIRPRPGVLQSPLS, translated from the coding sequence ATGACCTCCACGGACAACCTGCGGGGCCGGGTCGCACTCGTGACCGGGGCCGCGAAGAGCCTCGGCGCGGACATCGTCCGCCGCCTGGCGCAGGGCGGTGCCCATGTGATCGTCAACTACTTCCACTCGGTCGACCAGGCGAAGCTGCTGCGGGCGGAGCTGGAGGAGGCCGGTCACAGCTGCGAGTTCATCCGCGCCTCGGTGGCCAAGACCAGCGAGATCGACCGGATGTTCGACCTGGTCCAGGAGCGGCACGGCGGTCTGGACATTCTGATCAACAACGCCGCCGGCGGGGCGTTCCTGCCGCTGTTCGAGGTCGACGACACCTACTGGCAGCGGGCGTGGTCCACCAATGTGATGGGGGCCTACCACTGTTCACGCCGGGCGGCCGAGCTGATGGCGGGAAGAGAGGGCGCGAGCATCCTCTGCCTGTCCAGCGTCGGAGCGCACCAGCCGGTTCCGGGATACGGCCCCGGCGGTGTCACCAAGGGCGCCCTGGAGTCGCTGGTCCGCTATCTTGCGCTCGAACTGGTCAGCCAGGGCGTCCGCGTCAACACGGTGCTGCTGGGCTCCGTCGCCAGCGAGATCGTCGTCAATCTCGACGATCCGGCGGCGGCGCTCGGTGACCCGGCCGAGGCCGGGGAGCTGATGCGCCGTACCCTCTCGACGCCGGACGCGGCCAAGTTGATCGTCCACCTCCTGCACGAGGACACCGGCTTCATCACCGGGCAGACCATCGTCGCCGACGGCGGCATCAGCATCGGCGGGATGCAGGGCCTGCGGCTGCACAGCAGACTGGCGGACCGGGTGAGTACGACCGCCCGGCGCCAACCGGCCGCAGTGGCCGCGCCGGTCGCAGTAGCCGCGCCGGCCACAGCGGCTACAGCGCCCCGGGCGAACCCGCCCGCCGCCGAACAACCGGCGGCCGCCCGCCCGGCACCCGTACCCGTATCGGTACCGGTCGCCGCCCCTTCCCCGTCCCCGTCCCCGGTAGCGGCCCCGGTGGTGGAGACGTCCCCCGAAGCGAGGCGGCCCGTCCCTGCACAACCGGCGGCGGCCCGCCCGGTGCCCGTACCGGCCCCGGCGCCGGATCAGGCGCCGGAGGCGGACCCCGGAGCCGTCGCTGTGGTCGGTCTCGGACTGGCCCTGCCCGGCGCGAACAACACGGCGGAGTTCTGGGACCGGCTGCGGGAGGGCGTTCTGCTCTCCAGCGAGCCGTCCGCCTTCGACCTGAAGCACTTCTGGGCGCCCACCCGGGAGGACACCGACTCCTTCTACGTCCGCGAAGCCGGTTATCTCCACAACTTCGTCCCCGACCCCGCCTCGCTCACCGAACCGGACGGGAACGTCGGCCACCCCGGATGGCCGCGGACCACACGCTGGCTGCGGCACTGCACCGTCCAGGCCCTGGCGGGGGTGCGCCGGCGCCCCACGGACCGGTGGCTCGCCGCGACCACCGGTATCCACGACCAGACGGGGCTCGGCCCCCAGGGGGTCGTGCTCGGTGACGAGTACAAGCGCATGGTGCGCGAGGCGATCCCCGCCGGCCAGGACGGTGACTGGCTGGCCGAACTGGCCGACCACGCGATCAGCGCCCACTACGGTGGCGACGGCGGCAACCCGCAGGCGTATCTGCCAGCCGCCGTCTCCCGCAACGCGCTGCGCGGACTGATCCCCGGCGACTCACAGCACCTGACCCTCGACGCGGCCTGCGCCAGCGGGCTGTTCGCCCTGGACGCGGCGGTCAAGGCGCTGCGCGAGGGCTCCTGCGAGGTGGCGCTGGTCGGTGGTACGTCGGTGATCGAGCCGATCGGGTTCACCCTCTTCTGCCGGGCCCAGGGCATCTCGATGAGCGGCAAGGTACGCCCCTTCGACCAGGCTGCCGACGGGACCCTCATCGGTGAGGGCGCCATCATGCTCGCCCTCAAGTCGTACGCGCGGGCCGTGGAGGACGGCGACCGGGTGCTCGGTGTCGTCCGGGGCACCGGTCTCGCCGCCGACGGCCGGGGCAAGGGCATCCACGCCCCGGCCACCCGCGGGCAGGAGCTGGCGATCGGCCGGGCCTGGGCCGACGCGGGCGTCGAGGCCGACGACGTGGACTGGGTCGTGGCCCACGGCACCGGCACGCCGGTGGGCGACGAGATCGAACTGCGCTCGCTGCTCTCCCGGTTGGGGCCGCGGCAGCGGGCGTGCCTGCTGACGTCCAACAAGCAGGTCTTCGGACACACCGGTGTGCTGGCGGGGCTGGTCTCGGTCGCCCACGCGCTGGTCGCCCTCGAACGCGGGGCGGTCCCCGGCCAGCCCGTGGTCACCGATCCGCATCCGCTGCTGGGCGACGGCGAGCGGCTGACCGTACCGGTCGTGGACGCGCCCTGGCCGACGGACCACGCGCGGCCGCGGACGGTCGGGATCTCGTCGTTCGGCCTCGGAGGAGCGGACGCGCACGTGATCCTCTCCGACCGGGTGCCGACGGCCGCCCCCGCGCAGCGGCGCGGCACGGACGTGCGCACCGACACGGAGGACCTGGTCGTGGTGGGCTGGAACACCCACCTGCCCGGCCTGGACACCGCCGAGGTACCCGCGTGGCTGCGCGGCGAAGGGCCGCTCCCTGAGGCCGGCTTCGGCACGCCGTACCCCCTGCCGTCCCCCCGCCAGGTGCGCATCCCGCCGCTGACGATGCGGCACATGGACGCCGCCCACCTGATGATGCTCCAGGCCATCGGCCCGCTGCTGGACCAGCTCGGCGAGCCGGGCACCAGCCTGCGGCCCACCACGGCGGTGATGGTGGGCTCGACACTGCCGACCACGCACAACACCCGGGCCGCGCTGCGGGTGCACGCCGCCGAGTGCGCCACCACCTTCGACATCCTGCCGGACCCCGTCCAGGCGCGGACGCTGAAGGAGTACCTCGCGAAGGGGATGGCGGAGGCCGAGGGGGTGATCCCCGGCGGCCTCAACGAGGACGACTTCACCGGGGCGGTCTCCTGCATCCTGTCGGGCCGGGCCGCCAACTACTACGACTTCCAGGCCATGGGGACCAGCGTCTACTCGCACCGGGACTCCGCGCACACCGCTGTCGACCTGGCCCTGCGTCAGCTCCGCCACCGGGCCTGCGACCTCGCCCTCATCGGCGCCGTGTGCCTGCGCCCGATCAGCGGCTGGGACCGGCACCTCACCGGTCTGGTGCCGGAGGGCCGGTCCATCGCGGAGGGCGCCGCCGTCCTGGCGGTCACCCGGCGCTCCACCGCGCTGGAGCACGACCTGCCCGTCCTGGGCTCGCTCTCCACCGCGGTCGACAGCGCGGGCCCCGGGCACCCGGCCACGCCCGCGCACGCCCTGCCCGTGCTGTCCGGCGCCGGACACACCTATCTGTCGCTGGACGCCCTGCTGGCGGTCGTCAAGGGCGTCGTCACGGAGACGGACACCGTCGTGACACCCGCCGCCCCCGGATCGCCGCTGATCCGGTTCACCGGGCCGGCCGGTCCGGGGCACGACGCCCCTGCCCGGGAGGCGGCGGCGGAGCGGGCGGCGCCCACCGGGGCCGCGCCCACCGAACCGGCGCGTACCGGTCCCGCCCCGGCCGAGCCGGAACACACCGAGGAGTTCACCGGCCGCCGCCAGACCTTCCGGCTCGTGCCGATGCCCCCGCCCCGGGGCGACTCGGCCACGCCGCCCCTTCCGCCGGGCACCATCGTCCTCACCGACGCCCCGGATCTCGCCGCGGCGGTCACCGGCCCGGACATCGCCGTCTGGTCCCCTCGGCCGGGCCTCGCAGCCACCACCCACGTCCCGCCCGAAGAGGCGCCCGGCGCCCTGGCCGGTCTGCCGTTCGTACCACGCCACATCCGGGTCCTGGCCCGGTTGCCGGTCGACGACGACGCGGGCGACGAGGCCGAGGCCACCCGGCTGGAGGATCTCCAGGACCTCACCTTCACCACACTCCAGGCGGCGCTGCCCGCGCTGCGCTCCGGCGGCTCCGTCGGCGCGGTCCTGCTCGGGGCGCTGCCGGACGACCTGCCGCCCCCGCTGAGCGGGCTGTTCACCGGACTGGTCCGCTCCGTCCGCGCTGAGGTCCCGCAGTGCGGCGGGGTGGCCCTGCTCAGCGACGCGCCGGATGCCGCGACCGCCCTGGACCAGCTGGCGCGGGCGGGCACCACCGAGGTGCCCACGCACACGCTGGCCTGCCGCGGGGGCGACTGGTCCGCCCTGGCCGTCGCCGACGACCACGCTCCACCGCCCCCGGCGGGAGAGCCATCGCTGCCGCCCGGCTCGGTCGTGGTCGCCTTCGGCGGCGCCCGGGGAATCACCCCCGAGCTGCTCCACACGGTCGCCCGCACCAGCGACCGGCCCCACGTGTACGTCATCGGCCGCACCCCGCTGCCGGAATCCGGCGAAGCGCTGCCGCCGCAGGCCGAGTTCATCGCCGCCGAGCGCGGCAGACGCCCCGGCGCGTCGCTGGGTGAGCTGCGGGCCACCTACGAGAAGGCCGAGGCGCGCCTGGAGGTGAGCCGTACGGTGCGACGGCTGGCGGAGCTGTGCGGCCCCGACCGTGTCCACCACCGGGTGTGCGACGTCCTCGACGCCGAGCGCACCGCCGCCGTCCTCGGCGAGGTCCTCGACCGGCACGGCCGGATCGACCTGCTCATCAACACCGTCCTCGACCTGCGCTCCCGGGTGCTGCACGCCAAGACCCTGACCGATTTCCGGGCGGTCCGGGCCACCAAGGCCACCGGCTACCGCAACCTGAAACGGGCCCTGGCCGGGCACACGCCCCGGATCTGGTGCAACTTCAGCACACTGGCGACACTCGCTCCCGCGCCCGGTGACATCGACTACTGCGCCGTCAACGAGTACCTCGCGTACGCCAGCGCACGGGCCCAGCGGCACGGACCGGACGGCCATCAGGAGATCGCGATCCTCTGGAGCGGGTGGCGGGAGGTCGGTGTCGCCAGCAGCGTCTCCATGCGGGAGACCCTCAAGCGCAACCAGATGGACGCCTACATCAGCACCGCGCAGGGATGCGCGCAGTTCCTCTCCGCCGTGACCCGGCCACCGGCCACCGGGGTGGCGTTTTTCATCCGGGAGGAAGAACGCGTCCTGCTGGCCCGGCGCGGGATCAGCACCCACGGTTCCGCCGGCGAACCGAGGATCCCCGCCCCGGACGCGCCGCCGCCCGCCGTGCCGGATCCGGCGCTGACCACACCGCTGCTCGACGGTGTCCTGCACCGCGGCACGGACTGGGCCGTCTTCACCAAGACCTGGGATCCACGCACCCTGTCCGAGCAGGACGGGCGGTGGATGCGCCACCACCGGGTCAACGGCGAGTACGTGCTGCCCGGTACGTTCACCCTCGAAGCCGCGGCCGGCGCGGCCTCGGCCCTCTGCCCCGGCCTGGTGGTCACCGGGTTCCGCGCTCTCGCCTGCCGGGCCTCGATCACGGTCAGGCTCGCCGGGCCGCTGCGCACCGTCGCGGTGGAGGCCCGGGTCACGAGCCGGCAGCGCGACCGTGCCGAGGTGGCCGTCAGGATGACGGCACACCGGATCGGCAAGAACGGCAAGGTGCTGCGCTTCAACGACCTGTTGTGCGAGACGACGGTCGTACTGGCGGACCGCTACCCCGCACTCCCCGCACCGCCCGACAGCTCGTCCTACGAACCCGAACCGGATTTCGTGATGCCGGTCTACTCCCCCGACCCGCCGATCTCGCTCACCGGCCCGTTCGCCGGCACCAGCGACTACGCCCGCGGGCCGGACGGGAACAGCGCCAGGTTCTCGCTGGACCACGCCGCCTGGGCTCCGGCCCTGGCCGGGATGACCGTGCCGACGATCCTGCTGGACGCGATGGTGCACCTGCTCCTGCTGCCACCGCGCGGTGACCACCCGCCGCTGGTCGGCCCGATGGCCGGCCTCGACGAAGTCGAGCTGAGCGGGCCGGGCAACGACTGCCGCCTCAGCGAGGAGAACCCGGCCATCCGGCTGCACTGCGACTTCGACACCGGGGACCTGACCGCCGTGACCGGTGGCGGCCGGGTGCTGGCCCGGATCGCCGGGGTCAGCGCGCACGCCCTGGACCACAGCGGAGAGCTGATCCGGCCCCGCCCCGGCGTCCTCCAGTCGCCCCTTTCCTGA
- a CDS encoding cytochrome P450, with translation MTDTSTATAASVPLAPRALPLLGHALPLLRDPLAFIMSLSGYREMVRVRLGPSSAVMVCDPDLTRQVFLNDRVFDKGGPIYDRIREVIGDGLSTCSYTLHRRQRRLCQPSFHPTRMPGYGAVFARAAELKAASWRDGDVLDVTQEMMTLTTRATMETMFSGALPAETMRRSLADTATIVSAFFRRMMTPGVLRQLPTPQKRRYDRARNRLSATIAEIIADRRADPTDHADLLSTLVGAVDEESQDGQKQLSDAELADEALTFFLGGMETTAITLAWALHLLATNPDVQHRLQVETDGVLAGEKLDPAHLPSLGLASRVVTETLRLYPPAWMMTRTLRQDTELGGVSLKSGSTIVLSPYLLHRRPDLYNEPDRFDPDRWLDGQPDRATYIPFGAGARKCIGDQFALTEAILALTAIVARWELTPVGDQPFQPKVETSLSSRGLNLRLSERRTGGADGTELRAAAPKSTSAQPSTQPSTQPGGSACPVQH, from the coding sequence ATGACAGACACGAGTACGGCGACCGCCGCGTCGGTTCCGCTCGCTCCACGGGCCCTGCCGCTGCTGGGCCACGCGCTGCCCCTGCTCCGCGATCCGCTGGCGTTCATCATGTCCCTGTCCGGGTATCGCGAGATGGTCCGCGTCCGGCTGGGGCCGAGTTCCGCCGTGATGGTCTGCGATCCGGACCTGACCCGTCAGGTGTTCCTGAACGACCGCGTCTTCGACAAGGGCGGCCCGATCTACGACCGGATCCGCGAGGTCATCGGCGACGGCCTGTCCACCTGCTCGTACACCCTGCACCGGCGGCAGCGGCGGCTGTGCCAGCCGTCGTTCCACCCCACCCGGATGCCCGGGTACGGGGCGGTGTTCGCGCGGGCGGCCGAACTGAAGGCGGCGTCCTGGCGCGACGGCGACGTCCTCGACGTCACCCAGGAGATGATGACGCTCACGACGCGGGCCACCATGGAGACGATGTTCAGCGGCGCGCTGCCGGCGGAGACCATGCGGCGGTCCCTGGCCGACACCGCAACCATCGTCAGCGCGTTCTTCCGCCGGATGATGACCCCCGGCGTGCTGCGACAGCTGCCGACTCCGCAGAAGCGACGCTACGACCGCGCCCGCAACCGGCTGTCGGCCACCATCGCGGAGATCATCGCCGATCGGCGGGCCGACCCGACCGACCACGCCGACCTGCTCTCCACGCTGGTGGGGGCGGTCGACGAGGAGAGCCAGGACGGCCAGAAGCAGCTCAGCGACGCCGAACTCGCCGACGAGGCCCTCACGTTCTTCCTCGGCGGGATGGAGACCACGGCCATCACTCTGGCCTGGGCGCTGCACCTGCTCGCCACGAACCCGGATGTCCAGCACCGCCTCCAGGTCGAGACCGACGGCGTTCTCGCGGGTGAGAAGCTCGATCCCGCGCACCTGCCCTCGCTCGGCCTGGCCTCGCGCGTGGTGACCGAGACGCTGCGGCTCTATCCGCCCGCCTGGATGATGACCCGCACGCTCAGGCAGGACACCGAACTCGGCGGGGTGAGCCTCAAGAGCGGCAGCACCATCGTGCTCAGCCCGTACCTGCTGCACCGCCGACCCGACCTGTACAACGAGCCCGACCGGTTCGACCCGGACCGCTGGCTCGACGGTCAGCCCGACCGGGCCACCTACATCCCGTTCGGCGCCGGCGCGCGCAAGTGCATCGGGGACCAGTTCGCCCTCACCGAGGCCATCCTGGCCCTCACCGCCATCGTCGCCCGCTGGGAGCTGACCCCCGTGGGCGACCAGCCGTTCCAGCCCAAGGTGGAGACCAGCCTGAGTTCGCGCGGACTGAACCTGCGGCTCAGTGAGCGGCGGACGGGCGGCGCCGACGGCACCGAGCTGCGCGCGGCGGCGCCGAAGTCCACCTCGGCCCAGCCGTCCACACAGCCGTCCACACAGCCGGGTGGCTCCGCCTGCCCGGTGCAGCACTAG